In a single window of the Prochlorococcus marinus CUG1415 genome:
- a CDS encoding FAD-dependent oxidoreductase: MKSLKENSQKIHLVIIGSGIIGKFNALELSELGFQITIIDPSQLQNSSNAALGLLMGNMYQKRRGRSWDLRKQSIELWPKWIAFLQKFNNELNIEKPLIQLTTNERKFKKLEKFIYENNDINLRILEKDSIFIQNINKAFQTKNIKGMISLKDGRINAMSLLKTLDKYLKDKKINFLEEEIIKIRKLNNHWISTTRNNKSIKSDMVILCNSLKAVDLIDNLSHNIKLKPVLGQAIEVEINEAEVDLLSLPKQFNIDGKNIIPKSKNKLIIGSTDEYCTRPEENTFEKLTNFLDKQPSWLTKGKISKKWYGIRSKPDGEPSPIMKNLENGLIICTGFYKNGILLAPACSKWVANEIKNYLS, translated from the coding sequence CTTAGAATTATCAGAATTAGGTTTTCAGATAACAATAATAGATCCATCTCAACTCCAAAATAGTAGCAATGCAGCTTTAGGCTTACTAATGGGTAATATGTATCAAAAAAGAAGAGGTAGAAGTTGGGATCTCAGGAAGCAAAGCATTGAATTATGGCCAAAATGGATTGCATTCCTGCAAAAATTTAATAATGAATTAAATATCGAAAAACCATTAATACAACTAACTACGAATGAAAGAAAGTTTAAAAAATTAGAGAAATTTATTTATGAAAATAATGATATAAACTTAAGAATTCTAGAAAAAGACTCAATATTTATCCAAAATATAAATAAAGCCTTCCAAACAAAAAATATAAAAGGAATGATTTCCTTAAAGGATGGAAGAATAAATGCTATGTCGTTACTCAAAACGTTAGATAAATATCTAAAAGATAAAAAAATAAATTTTTTAGAAGAAGAAATAATAAAAATAAGAAAATTAAACAATCATTGGATTTCTACAACAAGAAACAATAAAAGCATCAAGTCTGACATGGTTATTTTGTGTAATTCTCTAAAAGCGGTTGATTTAATAGATAACCTATCTCACAACATCAAATTAAAACCTGTTTTAGGCCAAGCTATAGAAGTTGAAATAAATGAGGCAGAAGTTGATTTATTATCCCTTCCAAAACAATTCAATATAGATGGTAAAAATATAATTCCAAAATCAAAAAATAAGCTCATTATTGGTTCAACTGACGAATATTGTACTAGGCCAGAAGAGAATACATTCGAAAAACTCACAAATTTTCTCGATAAACAACCAAGTTGGCTTACGAAAGGTAAAATTTCTAAAAAATGGTACGGAATAAGATCAAAACCTGATGGGGAGCCTTCACCAATAATGAAAAACTTAGAGAATGGATTAATTATATGTACAGGTTTTTATAAAAATGGAATTTTACTTGCTCCTGCTTGTTCTAAATGGGTTGCCAATGAAATTAAAAATTATCTGTCCTAA
- the dnaK gene encoding molecular chaperone DnaK, which translates to MGKVVGIDLGTTNSCVAVMEGGKPTVIANAEGFRTTPSVVAYTKNQDQLVGQIAKRQAVMNPENTFYSAKRFVGRRVDEVNEESKEVSYSVEKSGSSVKLKCPILDKQFSPEEVSSQILRKLADDAGKYLGEKVTQAVITVPAYFNDSQRQATKDAGKIAGLEVLRIVNEPTAAALAYGLDKENEKILVFDLGGGTFDVSVIEAGDGVTEVLSTSGDTHLGGDDFDRCIVDHLASTFKSNEGIDLRQDKQALQRLTEAAEKAKIELSNATQSEINLPFITATPEGPKHLDLNLTRAKFEELAASLIDRCKTPVERAISDAKISTTEIDEVVMVGGSSRIPAVLDLVKKIIGKEPNQTVNPDEVVAVGAAIQGGVLAGEVKDILLLDVTPLSLGVETLGGVMTKMINRNTTVPTKKAETYSTAVDGQTNVEIHVLQGEREMASDNKSLGTFRLDGIPSAPRGVPQIEVTFDIDANGILSVTAKDKGSGKEQSISITGASTLSDNEVDKMVKDAESNASADKEKREKIDLKNQAETLVYQTEKQLGELGDKIDAAAKSKVEEKSNALKEATSKEDYESMKKLLEELQQELYAVGSSVYQQPGNQPPSPGSAGGPDQNDSNEKGGDDVIDADFTETKD; encoded by the coding sequence ATGGGGAAGGTTGTAGGAATCGATTTAGGAACAACTAATAGTTGTGTCGCTGTAATGGAAGGTGGTAAACCTACTGTAATAGCAAATGCTGAAGGTTTCAGAACTACTCCATCAGTTGTTGCATATACAAAAAATCAAGATCAGCTTGTTGGACAAATCGCAAAAAGACAAGCGGTTATGAATCCTGAAAATACGTTTTATTCTGCAAAGCGTTTTGTTGGTAGACGAGTAGATGAAGTTAATGAAGAATCCAAAGAAGTTAGTTACTCTGTTGAAAAATCTGGTTCTAGTGTGAAATTAAAGTGTCCTATTTTGGATAAACAGTTTTCTCCTGAAGAGGTCAGTTCTCAAATTTTAAGAAAGTTGGCAGATGATGCGGGTAAATACCTTGGTGAAAAAGTTACGCAGGCTGTTATTACAGTTCCAGCTTATTTTAATGACTCTCAAAGACAGGCTACAAAAGATGCAGGAAAGATCGCAGGTTTAGAAGTTCTCAGAATTGTCAATGAGCCAACTGCAGCAGCTCTAGCATATGGTTTGGATAAAGAAAATGAAAAAATTCTTGTTTTTGATTTAGGGGGAGGAACATTTGACGTTTCAGTTATTGAAGCTGGTGATGGAGTAACTGAAGTTCTCTCTACATCTGGAGATACACATTTAGGTGGTGATGATTTTGATAGATGTATCGTAGATCACTTAGCTAGTACTTTTAAATCAAATGAGGGAATCGACCTTAGACAAGATAAGCAAGCTTTACAAAGATTGACTGAGGCAGCAGAAAAAGCAAAAATTGAGCTTTCAAATGCTACCCAAAGTGAAATAAATTTACCTTTTATTACAGCGACACCTGAAGGGCCAAAGCATTTGGATTTGAACCTCACTAGAGCAAAGTTTGAGGAATTAGCCGCTTCTTTAATTGATAGGTGTAAGACCCCAGTTGAGAGAGCTATAAGCGATGCAAAAATTTCTACTACTGAAATTGATGAGGTTGTAATGGTGGGAGGCTCATCTAGAATACCTGCTGTTTTAGATTTAGTAAAAAAAATAATAGGTAAAGAACCAAATCAAACTGTTAATCCTGATGAGGTAGTAGCTGTTGGAGCTGCAATTCAGGGAGGAGTTCTAGCAGGAGAGGTAAAAGATATATTGTTGCTTGATGTAACTCCACTTTCTTTAGGTGTAGAGACTTTGGGGGGAGTAATGACAAAAATGATAAATCGAAATACTACAGTCCCTACGAAGAAAGCTGAAACATATTCAACTGCTGTTGACGGTCAAACAAATGTAGAAATACATGTTTTACAAGGTGAAAGAGAAATGGCCTCTGATAATAAAAGTTTAGGAACTTTTAGATTGGATGGTATCCCTTCAGCTCCAAGAGGTGTGCCCCAAATTGAAGTTACATTTGATATAGATGCAAATGGTATTCTTAGTGTTACTGCTAAAGACAAGGGAAGTGGTAAAGAGCAAAGTATTTCTATCACTGGTGCTTCCACTCTATCTGATAATGAAGTAGACAAAATGGTAAAAGATGCTGAATCAAATGCATCCGCAGATAAAGAAAAAAGAGAAAAAATTGATTTAAAAAATCAAGCTGAAACACTTGTATATCAGACAGAAAAGCAACTTGGTGAACTGGGAGACAAAATTGATGCTGCAGCAAAGTCCAAGGTTGAAGAAAAAAGTAATGCTTTAAAAGAGGCAACTTCAAAAGAAGATTATGAATCAATGAAAAAACTTCTTGAGGAACTTCAGCAAGAACTTTATGCAGTTGGTTCATCTGTTTATCAGCAACCTGGTAATCAGCCTCCTTCACCAGGCTCAGCGGGAGGACCTGATCAAAATGATTCAAATGAAAAAGGTGGAGATGATGTAATCGATGCAGACTTTACTGAAACAAAAGATTAG
- a CDS encoding shikimate dehydrogenase, giving the protein MISSKTSFIALIGNPVSHSLSPIMQNAALQYLGLDLIYIAIPCKDEDLELVLNSLKKINCKGLNITIPHKEKVCNLCSEISPIARKLKAINTLKLNTEKEWSATNTDVEGFIYPLKKLNLTKKKSIVLGSGGAARSVIQGLINLNLSRISVVSRNKPSLDELIKNFDNQIELQGLLNNDNQAQNLIEEADLIVNTTPVGMKTAKHEMNILPYGESFWRSLNSKTIVYDLIYNPAPTHLLKFSANRGCMTIDGLQMLVAQGLKSLSFWTNGLEVPFHIMNDALKNYL; this is encoded by the coding sequence ATGATTTCAAGTAAGACATCTTTTATTGCATTAATAGGCAATCCAGTAAGTCATTCCTTGTCACCGATTATGCAAAATGCTGCCCTTCAATATTTAGGCCTCGATTTAATTTATATTGCTATACCTTGCAAAGATGAAGATCTAGAATTAGTTCTGAATTCTTTAAAAAAAATTAATTGCAAAGGTTTAAATATTACAATTCCCCATAAAGAAAAAGTATGTAACCTCTGTAGTGAAATTTCCCCGATTGCAAGGAAACTGAAAGCAATTAATACTCTAAAATTAAATACTGAAAAAGAATGGAGCGCAACTAATACTGATGTAGAAGGATTTATTTATCCGTTAAAAAAATTAAACTTAACAAAAAAGAAATCGATTGTTCTTGGCTCGGGCGGTGCAGCACGATCTGTTATTCAAGGATTAATAAATTTAAATCTTTCAAGAATTTCAGTAGTATCACGGAACAAACCATCACTAGATGAACTGATAAAAAATTTTGACAATCAAATTGAACTTCAGGGTTTGTTAAATAATGATAATCAAGCTCAAAATTTAATTGAAGAAGCAGATTTAATTGTAAATACAACACCCGTAGGAATGAAAACAGCTAAACATGAAATGAATATATTGCCATATGGGGAGTCTTTTTGGAGATCTCTTAACTCAAAAACAATTGTTTATGATTTAATTTATAATCCTGCTCCAACTCATCTATTGAAATTTAGCGCCAACAGAGGATGCATGACTATCGATGGTTTGCAAATGCTTGTTGCTCAGGGATTGAAATCATTATCATTTTGGACAAATGGCTTAGAGGTACCTTTTCATATTATGAATGACGCACTCAAAAATTATCTTTAA
- the rpsF gene encoding 30S ribosomal protein S6 produces MNDQQSYYETMYILRPDIAEDEVTNHIDNYNKLLEEFGGTILDSQMRGKRRLAYQIAKHREGIYVQLSHQGDGQHIFKIEKAMRLSEDVIRYMTVKQEGPLPTPRPSTKSATQGDDKENKETKVESKEKQPLESANTSTSGQDDTETKKNAES; encoded by the coding sequence ATGAACGATCAACAATCTTATTACGAAACCATGTACATCCTCCGCCCAGATATTGCGGAAGATGAAGTAACTAACCACATTGACAATTACAATAAGCTTTTAGAAGAATTTGGCGGTACCATCCTCGATAGTCAAATGAGGGGTAAAAGAAGATTAGCCTATCAAATAGCAAAACATAGAGAAGGTATTTACGTCCAACTAAGTCATCAAGGTGATGGACAACATATTTTCAAAATTGAAAAAGCAATGAGACTTAGTGAAGATGTTATAAGATACATGACCGTTAAACAAGAAGGACCTTTGCCAACTCCAAGACCTTCTACTAAGAGTGCAACTCAAGGAGATGATAAAGAGAATAAAGAAACTAAAGTTGAATCTAAGGAAAAACAACCACTAGAAAGCGCGAATACTTCAACTTCGGGACAAGATGATACTGAAACTAAAAAAAATGCAGAATCTTAA
- a CDS encoding argininosuccinate synthase, which yields MQQVKKVVLAYSGGVDTSVCIPYLKNEYGISEVVTFVADLGQGEDLELIRQKALNSGASQSIVGNLVNSFVERYAFPAIRANALYLDKYPLSTALARPLIAENLVNIARELNADGVAHGCTGKGNDQVRFDLAINALGPDLKIITPAREWNMSREEAIVYGEKFGIPAPVSKKSPYSIDVNLLGRSIEAGILEDPMQEAPEDIFAMTSSIDNSPDSPQDIEIVFKNGFPVGINDEFLTPLEIIQKANDLAGKYGFGRIDMIEDRVVGIKSREIYETPGLLLLIKAHKELESITLNPDVVDFKGIVEKKWGQLVYQGFWFGPLKDSLDAFISSTQTSVNGRVKIRLHKGNAIVIGRISENNSLYREDLATYSKDDVFNHSLAEGFIYMWGMSNKIWAELNSKTKD from the coding sequence ATGCAGCAGGTAAAAAAAGTTGTACTAGCTTATTCTGGCGGGGTAGATACGAGCGTTTGTATTCCATATTTAAAGAATGAATATGGAATTTCAGAAGTGGTTACTTTTGTAGCAGATCTTGGACAAGGCGAGGATTTAGAACTTATTAGGCAAAAAGCTTTAAATTCTGGTGCATCTCAATCAATCGTTGGAAATTTAGTTAATAGTTTTGTTGAGAGATACGCTTTTCCAGCTATTAGAGCAAATGCATTATATTTAGATAAATATCCTTTATCTACAGCTCTTGCAAGGCCTTTAATTGCTGAAAATCTCGTAAATATTGCTCGAGAGCTTAATGCGGATGGAGTAGCTCATGGATGTACTGGTAAAGGCAATGATCAAGTTCGATTTGATTTAGCAATTAATGCTTTAGGCCCTGATTTGAAAATAATTACTCCTGCAAGGGAGTGGAATATGAGTAGGGAGGAGGCAATAGTTTATGGAGAAAAATTTGGTATTCCTGCACCAGTATCAAAAAAATCACCATATTCAATAGACGTTAACTTACTAGGTAGGAGTATTGAAGCGGGGATTTTAGAAGACCCAATGCAAGAAGCACCTGAAGATATATTTGCGATGACATCATCAATTGATAATTCACCCGATTCCCCTCAAGATATAGAAATTGTTTTTAAGAATGGTTTTCCAGTTGGAATTAATGATGAATTTTTAACACCATTAGAGATTATTCAAAAAGCTAATGATCTTGCAGGTAAATATGGTTTTGGAAGAATAGATATGATTGAAGATCGAGTAGTAGGAATTAAAAGTAGAGAGATATATGAAACACCTGGCCTCTTACTTTTAATCAAAGCTCACAAAGAATTAGAGAGTATTACATTAAACCCAGATGTTGTTGACTTTAAAGGAATAGTGGAAAAAAAATGGGGTCAATTAGTCTATCAAGGTTTTTGGTTTGGACCTCTTAAAGATAGTTTAGATGCATTTATTTCATCGACTCAAACTTCAGTTAATGGAAGAGTAAAGATTAGACTTCATAAGGGGAACGCAATAGTAATTGGGAGAATTTCGGAAAATAATTCACTTTACAGGGAAGATTTGGCAACGTATAGCAAAGACGATGTTTTTAATCATTCTCTAGCAGAGGGTTTTATTTATATGTGGGGCATGTCGAATAAAATATGGGCTGAGTTAAATTCAAAAACAAAAGATTAA